The segment CTAGTCTCAAAAACGATCACGGTTCCACATTGATTGCAACCTGTTGAGAATAAAAAAGCCCGTGCCTTTCGACACGGGCTTCCTTTTGGGAAATCAATTGTTATTAGGATAGAGGCTCAAATCAATCATTAGTGATGTTTGTGACCGTTCCGACCTTAATAACGACGGTGTCTTTGCAGTCACCACTATGCAAGCCATTTTTCATAAGTGGACTTACGTATGAGATGTTACCAGCTAATCACCCTGCGACCAACCTGTTGCGCCCGTTCTCTTTAGCGCAGTACAGAGCCTGGTCAGCTTTATGGAGCAATTCAGCACCGTTCTCGCCTTCACACAGCATGGACTTAACGCCAAGGCTGATGGTGATATGATCTGCTGTTCCTGAAAACTCATGCAGTATGTTCAGCTCTTCAACTTTGCACCGGATATTCTCCGCTACAGCCAATGCACCATCATTCTCGCATTCTGGCAGCAATACGACAAACTCCTCACCGCCGTACCTTCCAACAAAGTCACCAGAGCGGCTCAGGCTGGACTGGATGGCTTTTGCTACCAGCCTCAGGCACTCATCTCCTGCCCCATGACCGTAATTGTCATTATATGCCTTGAAGTTGTCTATATCTATCATGATCAGGCTAAGGACGCTGCCGTTACGCCGCCCTCTGCCCCATTCCTGCTCCAGAGTCTGGTCGAAACTCCGGCGGTTCGCAATGCCCGTCAGACCGTCAATCATAGACATATTTTC is part of the Maridesulfovibrio sp. genome and harbors:
- a CDS encoding PleD family two-component system response regulator; this encodes MKDKDSVLIVDDTPVNIKVLVQALKSSYRMRVANGGKDALSIAASDDPPDIILLDVMMPEMDGYEVCRRLKQNPQTMSIPVIFVTAMSDSDNETFGLNLGAVDYISKPFSLPVVKARVRTHLQLKQRTDMLENMSMIDGLTGIANRRSFDQTLEQEWGRGRRNGSVLSLIMIDIDNFKAYNDNYGHGAGDECLRLVAKAIQSSLSRSGDFVGRYGGEEFVVLLPECENDGALAVAENIRCKVEELNILHEFSGTADHITISLGVKSMLCEGENGAELLHKADQALYCAKENGRNRLVAG